In Bos indicus x Bos taurus breed Angus x Brahman F1 hybrid chromosome 1, Bos_hybrid_MaternalHap_v2.0, whole genome shotgun sequence, a single window of DNA contains:
- the LOC113898453 gene encoding keratin-associated protein 6-1-like: protein MCGYYGNYYGGLGCGSYSYGGLGCGYGSCYGSGFRRLGCGYGSCYGSGFRRLGCGYGCGYGYGSRSLCGCGYGCGYGSGFGYYC from the coding sequence ATGTGTGGCTACTACGGAAACTACTATGGTGGTCTCGGCTGTGGAAGCTACAGCTATGGAGGCCTGGGCTGTGGCTATGGCTCCTGCTATGGCTCTGGCTTCCGCAGGCTGGGCTGTGGCTATGGCTCCTGCTACGGCTCTGGCTTCCGCAGGCTGGGCTGTGGCTATGGCTGTGGCTACGGCTATGGCTCCCGCTCTCTCTGTGGCTGTGGCTATGGATGCGGCTATGGCTCTGGCTTTGGCTACTACTGTTGA